In one Sebastes umbrosus isolate fSebUmb1 chromosome 13, fSebUmb1.pri, whole genome shotgun sequence genomic region, the following are encoded:
- the LOC119499835 gene encoding uncharacterized protein LOC119499835: MTHFGHNLPQKMFELITTAVSTLLLLVIFYILQYIFDMDFVCSCTTVTGKNIHPNGVLYLLVPPLILICVVTLIESFHKRRIFTRWQRHFQNNGCCFFVKLVISYVSLTAVWVATVMFDGDWYFCLMTNRNVSLTGIPCKDELSYEENLIKNAYKSTSLEYGFYIIGPLIVVWSFVELCCGRHKTWRCCPKRELPSSPPYYKMVYEDLLAEQVSSHLQDELTNIATERAKVICTPYLLAIKDNEQSFNRTCDSNDSVDDVVSEAWGKISASDFYLIEPERQEDSHEDMLAMFLTSVGF, from the exons ATGACTCACTTTGGTCATAATCTTCCTCAAAAAATGTTTGAACTAATAACGACTGCTGTGAGTACGCTTCTGCTGTTAGTCATCTTCTACATCCTGCAGTACATATTCGACATGGATTTTGTCTGCTCGTGCACAACAGTTACAGGCAAGAATATCCATCCGAATGGTGTGCTGTACTTGTTGGTGCCTCCACTGATCCTCATCTGCGTTGTCACCCTCATTGAGTCTTTCCACAAAAGGAGGATTTTCACCAGATGGCAgagacattttcaaaacaacGGCTGCTGCTTTTTTGTTAAGTTGGTGATCAGCTATGTCAGTCTGACTGCTGTATGGGTAGCCACTGTTATGTTTGATGGAGATTGGTACTTTTGCCTGATGACAAACCGCAACGTCTCTCTGACTGGGATTCCCTGCAAAGACGAGCTGAGCTACGAGGAGAACCTCATTAAAAACGCTTATAAATCTACATCACTT gaatatGGCTTTTATATAATTGGTCCTCTTATTGTTGTTTGGAGCTTTGTTGAGCTCTGTTGTGGAAGACACAAGACATGGCGCTGCTGCCCCAAACGGGAGCTGCCGAGCTCTCCTCCTTACTACAAGATGGTTTATGAAGATCTTCTGGCGGAGCAAGTGAGTAGCCATTTGCAAGACGAGCTGACAAATATAGCAACAGAAAGAGCAAAAGTAATCTGTACGCCCTACCTTCTTGCTATCAAGGATAATGAACAGTCATTTAATAGAACATGTGACAGCAACGACAGTGTGGACGACGTGGTTTCGGAAGCCTGGGGGAAAATTTCAGCCTCAGATTTCTACTTGATAGAACCCGAGAGACAAGAGGATTCACATGAAGATATGTTAGCAATGTTTTTAACAAGTGTAGGCTTCTAA